The following proteins are co-located in the Pectinophora gossypiella chromosome 23, ilPecGoss1.1, whole genome shotgun sequence genome:
- the LOC126377608 gene encoding cuticle protein 7-like isoform X2, translated as MAVVIRSLSLLLVVSTALAQLEDYHGYEDHGFLHHEPIHHQSLDEHHEGDYDLDYHAHPKYSFDYSVKDPHTGDNKEHWETRDGDKVKGTYTLTETDGTKRVVEYEADDKNGFNAVVHKIGTPKEEHKFEAPHKFEAPHYEAPHFEAPHKFEAPHIEPHYQHEYPQLDDGFVPIVGYEH; from the exons AGATCCCTCTCCCTACTCCTAGTGGTATCAACCGCGCTGGCGCAGTTGGAAGACTACCACGGATACGAAGACCACGGCTTCCTTCACCACGAGCCTATCCATCATCAGAGCTTGGACGAACACCACGAGGGCGACTATGACTTAGATTACcat GCGCACCCGAAATATTCGTTCGATTACTCGGTAAAGGACCCTCACACAGGAGACAACAAGGAGCACTGGGAGACCAGAGATGGAGATAAGGTCAAAG GGACCTATACTCTCACCGAAACCGACGGAACAAAACGAGTAGTGGAGTACGAAGCAGATGACAAAAACGGATTCAACGCAGTCGTCCACAAGATTGGCACACCCAAAGAAGAACATAAGTTCGAGGCCCCACATAAGTTTGAAGCCCCACATTATGAAGCCCCACACTTTGAGGCCCCACACAAGTTTGAGGCCCCACATATCGAGCCGCATTACCAACATGAATATCCGCAGTTAGATGATGGTTTTGTGCCTATTGTAGGCTATGAGCACTAA
- the LOC126377608 gene encoding cuticle protein 7-like isoform X1, translated as MYSYICDTQIGSTSRSLSLLLVVSTALAQLEDYHGYEDHGFLHHEPIHHQSLDEHHEGDYDLDYHAHPKYSFDYSVKDPHTGDNKEHWETRDGDKVKGTYTLTETDGTKRVVEYEADDKNGFNAVVHKIGTPKEEHKFEAPHKFEAPHYEAPHFEAPHKFEAPHIEPHYQHEYPQLDDGFVPIVGYEH; from the exons AGATCCCTCTCCCTACTCCTAGTGGTATCAACCGCGCTGGCGCAGTTGGAAGACTACCACGGATACGAAGACCACGGCTTCCTTCACCACGAGCCTATCCATCATCAGAGCTTGGACGAACACCACGAGGGCGACTATGACTTAGATTACcat GCGCACCCGAAATATTCGTTCGATTACTCGGTAAAGGACCCTCACACAGGAGACAACAAGGAGCACTGGGAGACCAGAGATGGAGATAAGGTCAAAG GGACCTATACTCTCACCGAAACCGACGGAACAAAACGAGTAGTGGAGTACGAAGCAGATGACAAAAACGGATTCAACGCAGTCGTCCACAAGATTGGCACACCCAAAGAAGAACATAAGTTCGAGGCCCCACATAAGTTTGAAGCCCCACATTATGAAGCCCCACACTTTGAGGCCCCACACAAGTTTGAGGCCCCACATATCGAGCCGCATTACCAACATGAATATCCGCAGTTAGATGATGGTTTTGTGCCTATTGTAGGCTATGAGCACTAA